The Calditrichia bacterium genomic interval CCTTCAATCTCGATGGTTGCGGTAAATAATTTTCCATTATCGCCTGTCCGTTTGGTGTTTAGAATTTTGGCATTTTTAAACACAGATGTATAAAATTGTATCGCCGCTTCGGCATTGTCATCGAACCACAAAAACGGGGTTATTTTTTGCATGTATCCGCCAGTTTCGTTTGTTTTTAGCTTTATTTTGAATTATCAATTTCAAAAAATGCCGTTTTTGTTTGGCGAATCTTTTAGCACTTCCTGCGATGCTTCCCAGGCTTCGATGATTTTATCGCCATCAAAACGAAAAATGTGGATTACCGACCATTGCGAATCCGGAGCGAGCATCACTTTTCCGTGAACAGCAACGAAATCGCCATCTTCGAGCGTGCGCAGCGATTCATAGGATTTGTCGGGAAATTGTTCAGCATTTTCCGCCATCGCCGTTTTCAGCGTTTCCCGGTTGCCCGCGAAATAGGCGTTGTGATGGATAAAATCGGGATGCACATAGTTATCATACGCCTCCTCAACCTTTCCGGCGGAAGCGAGTTTGAGGAAAATTTCTGCGATTTCTTTTTTGCTCATTTTATGCCCCTTTTGTTGCGAGTGCTTCACTCAAACCAACCCATCAGCCGCGAAAAATCACGGCTGATGTTGTCGGGATATTTCTTTACCGGGATGCACGCCGCTGTTTGCTTTCTTCGATCATGGCGGATAAATCGGCGCCGGGGCGTATTTCCCAAGTGCTGCCAAAACGAATGCTGGGATGCTTCGACATCAGCCGGATAGCATGGTTGAGATCGGTCGCCTCGAGCATCATGATGCCGCCTAAATGTTCCTTAGTTTCCGCAAACGGGCCGTCGGTGATGATTACCTTTCCGTTTCCCCAGCGCAGGGTGGTTGCATTTTCCACGCTTTGCAGCGCTTCGCCGCCAATGTTATGACCGCTCCGGATCAGCTCCTCATCGTAAGTAAAGCATTCATCCATGAATGTGTGTCGTTCGCTTTCGCTCATCGATTCAAATTTTTTCTCGTCCATATATCCGAGACAAATGTATTTCATGATTTCCTCCGAAGTCAGATGAAATGGATTGTTTCGATTAATTACCGGCTATTGCTTTGCCGTTTTTTCGCGCAGCCGTGCTTCCTGCTCGCGCACTTCCGGCGTGGCATTATCGCCGAAATCATCCATTTCGAACACCGGACGAATTTCGATCAACGCTTCTTCGCCGGGCATCGGTTCGGGGCAACGTTTGACCCACTCAATCGCTTCATCCATAGATTTCACTTTCCAGAGCCAGAATCCGGCGATCAGTTCTTTGGTTTCTGCAAACGGGCCGTCGACCACGCTTTTTTTGCCGCCGGACATGATAACGCGTTTGCCATTAACGCTCGGGTGGAGCCCTTCTCCGGCGAGCATAATGCCCGCGTCAACCAGTTCCTCATTGTATTTCATCATATCGGTGAGCAAATTTTCGCTCGGCATAATGCCCGCTTCCGAATTTTTCGTTGCTTTGATGATGACCATTACTCGCATGGTAACTTCTCCTTTATATTGGGTTTATGATTGGCGCCGGACACTATTTTTTTGTAACGCCCGGCACCCTTTACACTATTTAGTCGAATCACAAACCCCGAATTCGACATTGATTTGATTTTTTTTATTTACCGCAGAGAACGCAAAGATCGCAGAGGAAAAAAGAGTGACTATCTACTTTCACAGATGACGCTGTCCGCATCGTGATCCTGCGGTGAATATTGACAGCGTTATTGCAATTCGGACAGCCGTTTTTCCAGAAACCGGCGCTCCGGTTCCTGCCGGGTGAGCGATAATGCGCGGTTATATGCAGCGATAGCCTCGGCTGTTTTCCCGGAACGGCGGCATAAATCCGCCCGCGCAGCATGTGCCAGATGATAATCCGTCAGCTCGCCGCGTTCCAGAATA includes:
- a CDS encoding YciI family protein; translation: MRVMVIIKATKNSEAGIMPSENLLTDMMKYNEELVDAGIMLAGEGLHPSVNGKRVIMSGGKKSVVDGPFAETKELIAGFWLWKVKSMDEAIEWVKRCPEPMPGEEALIEIRPVFEMDDFGDNATPEVREQEARLREKTAKQ
- a CDS encoding YciI family protein, whose amino-acid sequence is MKYICLGYMDEKKFESMSESERHTFMDECFTYDEELIRSGHNIGGEALQSVENATTLRWGNGKVIITDGPFAETKEHLGGIMMLEATDLNHAIRLMSKHPSIRFGSTWEIRPGADLSAMIEESKQRRASR
- a CDS encoding nuclear transport factor 2 family protein, translating into MSKKEIAEIFLKLASAGKVEEAYDNYVHPDFIHHNAYFAGNRETLKTAMAENAEQFPDKSYESLRTLEDGDFVAVHGKVMLAPDSQWSVIHIFRFDGDKIIEAWEASQEVLKDSPNKNGIF